In Desulfofundulus kuznetsovii DSM 6115, the following are encoded in one genomic region:
- a CDS encoding ArdC family protein, with product MTLTDRAREALNRLLEMFRTGDLPAAVARTVIRAKTGYERPSDRWSLGNRLLMYLAGTEDARGYRQWEEVGRHVKKGAKAFYILAPTTRKKTVKEREVDPETGEEREVERERTVITGFRCVPVFRYEDTEGEPLPEADYNPPEPPPLFDVARRFAGDVKYKPFVGRYYGYFSPARDEIVLSTHDARTPSFTNWPTPSITR from the coding sequence ATGACACTCACCGACAGAGCGAGAGAAGCCTTGAACCGTCTTTTAGAAATGTTTCGCACCGGAGACCTGCCCGCTGCCGTAGCCCGGACGGTCATCCGGGCGAAGACCGGGTACGAGAGGCCGTCCGACAGGTGGAGCCTGGGCAACCGGCTGCTTATGTACCTGGCCGGTACGGAGGACGCCAGGGGCTACAGGCAGTGGGAAGAAGTAGGGCGACACGTCAAGAAAGGCGCTAAGGCATTCTATATCCTGGCCCCGACCACCAGAAAGAAAACGGTTAAGGAGCGGGAAGTGGACCCGGAGACCGGCGAAGAGCGGGAAGTGGAGCGGGAGCGCACGGTTATTACCGGCTTCCGGTGTGTCCCGGTGTTCCGGTACGAGGACACGGAGGGTGAACCCCTGCCGGAAGCGGACTATAACCCGCCGGAGCCGCCGCCCCTGTTCGACGTGGCCAGGCGATTCGCGGGTGACGTGAAATACAAGCCCTTCGTAGGAAGGTACTACGGCTATTTCAGCCCCGCCAGGGACGAGATAGTTCTGAGTACCCACGATGCGCGCACACCTTCTTTCACGAACTGGCCCACGCCGTCCATCACCAGGTGA
- a CDS encoding DUF6094 domain-containing protein gives MVRPSYMARLASEAKGGYYPTPPKEMGLVCKKLRVEPGTKVNVIDPCAGEGDALKMASDHLKSEGGNIVTYGIEIEATRAEKCRSKLDRVVRCGYEEARVTPKAFSFMWLNPPYNERGGERAEVTFLRDLTDPVSGKLMNGGVLGYCIPQYVLTQAAPILAARFDDLAVYRFTDENFPVFKQIVVFGVRRAKARQGSEAREIREWLKELSRKEGLPVLDANDGVTYLIPESPAVKITFRGSVTDPLEVGGDIVRSPVWEEIKYLLPMPRKVSSLKPPVLPLKPAHDAVAIAAGAIGGNMGTHLLVGMTKKVVDRQVIPEEKGEKVIETERPRTTIRVFTPEGIYELE, from the coding sequence ATGGTCCGCCCCTCATACATGGCACGACTGGCATCTGAAGCTAAAGGCGGGTATTACCCCACTCCACCGAAAGAAATGGGACTTGTCTGTAAAAAGCTCAGGGTAGAACCCGGTACAAAAGTTAACGTAATCGATCCCTGCGCCGGAGAAGGGGATGCCCTTAAAATGGCCTCCGACCACCTAAAGTCGGAAGGTGGCAATATTGTCACCTACGGAATAGAAATAGAGGCCACCAGGGCAGAAAAATGCCGCTCGAAGCTCGACCGTGTGGTGAGGTGCGGCTACGAGGAAGCCCGGGTGACGCCGAAGGCGTTCTCCTTCATGTGGCTGAACCCGCCCTACAACGAGCGGGGTGGGGAGCGCGCGGAAGTCACGTTCCTGCGCGACCTGACCGACCCCGTGAGCGGCAAGCTCATGAACGGTGGGGTGCTTGGTTACTGTATCCCGCAGTACGTCCTGACTCAGGCTGCCCCGATCCTGGCCGCCAGGTTTGACGACCTGGCAGTGTACAGGTTCACCGACGAAAACTTTCCGGTATTCAAGCAGATAGTGGTGTTCGGGGTAAGGCGCGCTAAGGCCAGGCAGGGGAGTGAAGCGCGGGAAATCAGGGAATGGCTGAAAGAACTTTCCCGTAAAGAAGGACTTCCCGTGCTGGACGCTAATGACGGCGTGACGTATCTCATACCCGAATCTCCTGCCGTAAAAATCACCTTCCGGGGTTCCGTCACGGACCCTCTGGAGGTGGGCGGGGACATTGTGAGGTCCCCCGTGTGGGAGGAAATCAAATACCTTCTCCCGATGCCCAGGAAAGTGTCGTCATTGAAACCTCCCGTGCTGCCTTTAAAGCCCGCCCACGATGCTGTAGCGATAGCCGCGGGCGCGATCGGGGGCAACATGGGGACCCACCTTCTGGTGGGCATGACGAAAAAGGTCGTGGACAGGCAGGTTATCCCGGAAGAAAAGGGGGAAAAAGTCATCGAGACGGAACGGCCCAGGACCACAATCCGGGTTTTCACCCCAGAAGGAATCTACGAACTGGAGTAG
- a CDS encoding DEAD/DEAH box helicase, producing MKIYSSGAGRTFECVLHFAGYLAGYLYIASFAGTSSAVWGLSANIIEGREIVIEDESGRRIYLDTLGGQYRRIESKTGDVYHCVVLHKSAVFSENSPNPLIVAEDGDIDKAVGRYLTAKFPVPPEWEEDYYKILTYAELNMVRNPFIDVWKDLKVAKITAVNGYTNHDKLTDETLKEAITRGLKEGLLKIPESDAGGVFDPSWTMREYLKANARVLSERIKIVRPRHDPETDKLHPAIGRMERIPFPAQAHVIQGLVNTLEEQNMAVACGDMGTGKSIIALGVCNVLYEKKKGPITVLLCAPGVTIPKWEKKEIAETLPDAEVFVIRSTEDAARYLRMIREGHRPKGLEFVLVGLDRAKLGPEPWFSGIWKRVRGTKEYAWHCPDCGEPLENIYVKAKEGERPFLTWKDLACGKPPKEYRNLQPNGLPEGFIPKWKLPSKHRKCPSCGTPLWRPALKSRNETPNRPRWFVSFILKKLKKHFDLFIMDEVHQTKARDSGRGDAFAQMLKSAKKTLCLTGTLINGMSSSIKELLWRTDPKSLIREGFNHKTSTVAWAKKYGVLEKVIRSSDEDEGIVTRRKKSGDQAREKPGIAPELVVNHLLHRAAFLELGDLELPLVELKEIPVFVEMDPEHMEKYKEFHRELYNLCMSAYMSGSPGAFAKFIPSTINYADRPDLGAEVAVKDRGKKVLGVVYAPAFPDDYYHAKERELVCLVRENLAEDRGVVIYCNYTDSYGVHHRLKEVLETHGIEAHVLESHVSPEKRVEWLAQKEEEGAKVIICNMRLVEVGLDLLPWPTIIFYQMNYDINTVRQASRRAWRIGQTRECRVYYLVYESTQQAAQFEYCMIKRAHAMLAEGRLDRSELAKFGRDLTSSLAADIAGCLAGEEVAEKWKELAERDLDEKLELVEESKFLEILSKTQKKLARRTLELCGLPVDEIEETEEEVKRPTILELAAFLPKRRRKRAPRAPKGYRQLSFEDLLFGAGM from the coding sequence TTGAAGATATACTCCAGCGGAGCGGGGCGCACTTTCGAGTGCGTCCTTCATTTTGCGGGGTACCTTGCAGGTTATCTTTACATTGCCAGCTTCGCCGGCACTTCCTCTGCTGTCTGGGGCCTGTCGGCGAACATAATCGAAGGCAGGGAAATCGTCATCGAAGACGAATCGGGGAGGAGAATATACCTCGACACCCTCGGGGGCCAGTACAGGAGGATTGAATCAAAAACGGGCGATGTGTACCACTGCGTGGTGCTGCACAAGTCCGCAGTGTTCAGCGAAAATTCTCCGAACCCCCTTATCGTGGCGGAGGACGGGGATATCGATAAGGCCGTCGGCAGGTATTTAACGGCTAAATTCCCTGTACCGCCCGAGTGGGAAGAAGACTATTACAAAATCCTGACCTATGCTGAACTCAATATGGTCAGGAACCCGTTCATAGATGTGTGGAAGGACTTGAAGGTGGCCAAGATAACTGCCGTAAATGGTTACACCAACCATGACAAACTTACGGACGAAACGTTGAAAGAAGCGATAACCCGCGGACTGAAGGAGGGTCTTTTAAAGATTCCCGAATCCGACGCCGGAGGTGTATTTGACCCTTCGTGGACGATGCGGGAATACCTGAAGGCCAACGCCCGGGTCCTTTCGGAACGGATTAAAATCGTCCGCCCGAGGCACGACCCGGAGACGGACAAACTCCACCCGGCCATAGGCCGGATGGAGAGGATACCGTTCCCGGCGCAGGCCCACGTCATCCAGGGGCTGGTCAACACCCTGGAAGAGCAGAACATGGCCGTGGCCTGCGGTGACATGGGCACGGGGAAGTCCATAATAGCCCTGGGCGTGTGCAACGTGCTCTACGAGAAAAAGAAAGGACCCATAACCGTCCTCCTGTGTGCTCCTGGAGTGACTATACCCAAGTGGGAGAAGAAGGAGATTGCCGAAACGCTTCCCGACGCAGAAGTGTTCGTGATCAGGAGCACGGAGGACGCGGCAAGGTATCTCCGTATGATCAGGGAAGGTCACAGGCCCAAAGGATTGGAATTCGTCCTGGTCGGCCTGGACAGGGCGAAACTGGGACCTGAACCCTGGTTTTCGGGGATATGGAAGAGGGTCAGGGGTACGAAAGAATACGCCTGGCACTGTCCCGACTGCGGGGAACCGCTGGAAAATATCTACGTCAAAGCAAAGGAAGGGGAACGGCCCTTCCTGACGTGGAAAGATCTTGCCTGCGGGAAACCCCCGAAAGAGTATAGAAATCTTCAGCCCAACGGGCTTCCGGAAGGGTTCATCCCTAAATGGAAGCTCCCCTCCAAGCACAGGAAATGTCCCTCCTGCGGAACTCCCCTGTGGAGGCCCGCCCTGAAGTCCAGGAACGAGACTCCCAACAGGCCCCGCTGGTTCGTCAGTTTTATCCTGAAGAAGTTAAAGAAGCACTTCGACCTGTTCATCATGGACGAGGTGCACCAGACGAAGGCCCGCGACTCCGGCAGGGGCGACGCCTTCGCCCAGATGCTGAAGTCGGCAAAAAAGACTCTATGCCTGACAGGAACCCTGATTAACGGGATGTCCTCCAGTATAAAAGAGCTGCTCTGGAGGACCGACCCGAAATCCCTCATCAGGGAGGGGTTCAACCACAAGACCAGCACCGTGGCCTGGGCGAAAAAGTACGGCGTCCTGGAGAAAGTCATCCGTTCGTCCGACGAGGACGAAGGGATAGTCACCAGGCGCAAGAAGTCCGGCGACCAGGCCAGGGAGAAACCCGGCATAGCCCCGGAGCTGGTGGTGAACCACCTCCTCCACCGGGCGGCGTTTCTCGAACTGGGCGACCTGGAACTCCCCCTGGTGGAGCTGAAAGAAATCCCCGTGTTCGTGGAGATGGACCCCGAGCACATGGAAAAGTACAAGGAATTCCACCGGGAACTCTACAACCTCTGCATGAGCGCCTACATGAGCGGTTCGCCCGGGGCGTTCGCGAAATTTATCCCTTCAACGATAAATTATGCCGACCGCCCCGACCTGGGCGCAGAGGTCGCCGTGAAAGACAGGGGCAAAAAAGTCCTGGGTGTGGTGTACGCTCCGGCTTTCCCGGACGACTATTACCACGCCAAAGAGAGGGAACTGGTCTGCCTGGTCCGGGAAAACTTAGCGGAAGACCGGGGCGTGGTGATTTACTGCAACTACACCGACTCCTACGGGGTGCACCACCGCTTAAAAGAAGTCCTGGAAACTCACGGGATAGAGGCGCACGTCCTGGAGAGCCACGTTTCGCCCGAAAAGCGGGTGGAGTGGCTGGCCCAGAAGGAAGAGGAAGGGGCCAAAGTTATAATCTGCAACATGCGCCTGGTGGAAGTGGGGTTGGATTTACTTCCCTGGCCCACGATTATTTTCTACCAGATGAACTACGACATAAACACCGTCCGGCAGGCGTCCAGGAGGGCGTGGAGGATTGGCCAGACCCGGGAATGCCGGGTGTACTATCTGGTCTACGAAAGTACCCAGCAGGCCGCGCAGTTTGAGTACTGCATGATCAAGCGTGCCCACGCCATGCTTGCCGAGGGGAGGCTTGACCGGTCGGAACTGGCGAAGTTCGGGCGCGACCTGACCTCATCCCTGGCGGCGGACATCGCCGGCTGTCTTGCTGGTGAGGAAGTTGCCGAGAAATGGAAGGAACTGGCTGAAAGGGACCTGGACGAGAAACTGGAGCTGGTGGAAGAATCGAAGTTCCTGGAGATTCTCTCTAAAACGCAGAAGAAGCTGGCCAGGAGGACTCTCGAACTCTGCGGCCTGCCGGTGGACGAAATTGAAGAAACGGAAGAAGAAGTCAAGCGGCCGACCATTTTGGAGCTGGCGGCGTTCCTTCCGAAGCGCCGGAGGAAGCGCGCACCGAGAGCTCCAAAGGGGTACAGGCAGCTCAGTTTCGAGGACCTGTTGTTTGGGGCGGGTATGTGA
- a CDS encoding ATP-grasp domain-containing protein, whose translation MPGQVVLLENPFNKEVMLFPIVWESMGILYTIQRYLQERGVNVVKTNAREIVEKDRHFKESKALMLTTAIDIRQYERLFIELRDRGIVLPDHHLQNPSVIHDMFYYYPVCKELGIKQPRTFFYRLLEDYFDMRPHEVETFKGVQIPAVREEGPAAAISKDAVEVISRNGDGLGNLRRRAGESGFPEEGKYFIRGTVTSFKYLRKEDTVKKSPVVQKLLQAALALKVLNRENRLLDEVMAALDGIRGDESLADLAVAHSLAEVYEKIATIGLHLIAQGLVNENGFAIREYINIRRFGSAETVLPLNAEYRAVCFRGDVLSIDLWTPPHLFKDDVPFSEYALNDGEIRYIVQSCKKFSQYTGAQFFMMDFAKSESGELYLIEINPGYFTSITHERSKILFAYWAAKYLLGEVPDERGYREFLKLYGNREWFFALNETYLNYLKRVYRRHPKLDEIINKNFKYIYRRYAELRHTRPVYNILPAGIF comes from the coding sequence ATGCCCGGCCAGGTAGTGCTTCTGGAAAATCCTTTCAATAAAGAAGTGATGCTATTTCCCATAGTGTGGGAAAGTATGGGAATCCTTTACACTATCCAGCGTTACTTGCAAGAAAGAGGTGTAAATGTTGTAAAGACAAATGCCAGGGAAATAGTTGAGAAAGATCGGCATTTTAAGGAATCGAAAGCCCTGATGCTGACCACTGCCATAGATATCCGGCAGTACGAACGGCTGTTCATCGAACTGAGGGACCGCGGGATTGTCCTTCCCGACCACCACTTGCAGAACCCTTCCGTCATCCACGACATGTTTTACTATTATCCGGTATGTAAAGAGCTGGGTATTAAACAGCCCCGGACCTTTTTTTACCGTTTACTGGAAGACTATTTCGATATGAGACCGCATGAGGTTGAGACGTTCAAGGGAGTACAGATACCTGCTGTCCGGGAGGAAGGTCCGGCGGCAGCGATTTCGAAAGACGCTGTGGAAGTGATCAGTCGAAACGGTGACGGGCTGGGAAACCTCCGGCGACGCGCAGGTGAGTCTGGTTTTCCCGAAGAGGGAAAATACTTTATCCGCGGCACGGTGACATCGTTCAAGTATCTCCGGAAGGAAGACACCGTGAAGAAGAGCCCGGTGGTTCAGAAATTGCTGCAGGCGGCGCTGGCCCTGAAGGTGCTTAACAGGGAAAACAGGTTGCTTGATGAAGTGATGGCAGCCCTGGACGGTATACGCGGTGACGAAAGTCTGGCGGATCTGGCTGTTGCCCATTCTCTTGCTGAAGTTTACGAAAAGATTGCGACAATCGGTCTCCACCTGATAGCGCAGGGACTGGTAAACGAGAACGGTTTCGCGATTCGGGAGTATATCAACATCAGGAGGTTTGGCAGCGCGGAGACCGTTCTTCCATTAAACGCCGAGTACCGGGCGGTGTGTTTTCGGGGCGACGTGCTGTCGATAGATCTGTGGACGCCCCCGCACCTGTTCAAGGACGACGTACCGTTTTCGGAATATGCGCTCAATGACGGCGAAATAAGGTACATCGTTCAGTCGTGTAAAAAGTTCAGCCAGTATACAGGTGCGCAGTTCTTCATGATGGACTTTGCGAAAAGCGAATCGGGAGAACTGTACCTGATAGAGATCAACCCCGGGTATTTCACGTCCATCACGCACGAGAGGAGCAAGATCCTTTTCGCGTACTGGGCGGCGAAATACCTGCTGGGCGAAGTACCGGACGAGAGAGGTTACCGAGAATTTTTGAAGCTGTACGGGAACAGGGAATGGTTTTTCGCACTGAACGAGACGTACCTCAATTATTTAAAGAGAGTCTATCGTAGACATCCAAAGTTAGATGAGATTATAAATAAAAATTTCAAATACATCTACAGAAGGTACGCCGAGTTGAGACACACCAGACCGGTATACAACATATTACCGGCCGGTATTTTTTGA